In Mobula hypostoma chromosome 11, sMobHyp1.1, whole genome shotgun sequence, the following are encoded in one genomic region:
- the atf4a gene encoding cyclic AMP-dependent transcription factor ATF-4: MSVWLDSPFSSLQDCMSYLDSPFLMADGDPCLLDVDLEAGPVKSCLTPHQFGGNEGSELSSPCPYLDPLDTNNVEDAFTGLDWMAKKVDLFDTGCPDLLAALDSSCNLLEELPFEPLPAKQVADLGLSLDLESFPNSPQGLDQLSPGTPAVVPESTIFDSLHLEKVINSDVEKPDMILTQSSPLQDSCTETDEGPSLDSDSGLGSSPHSPVESLDRSVSERSSEDQSLLNNFSPARSKPYDRPSVETVGCSPKLKGNRLEPKSMEKKLKKMEQNKSAATRYRQKKRAEQGAIVAECSLLEEKNKTLKEKADSLTKEIQYLKGLIEEVRKAKSKKLVT; encoded by the exons ATGTCAGTTTGGTTAGATTCTCCGTTCTCGTCCCTGCAGGACTGCATGTCCTACCTCGATTCGCCGTTTCTGATGGCTGACGGGGACCCGTGTCTCCTAGATGTAGACTTGGAGGCCGGGCCGGTGAAGTCTTGCCTCACACCTCACCAGTTTGGTGGCAATGAGGGAAGTGAATTGTCCTCCCCGTGTCCATATCTTGACCCTTTGGACACAAATAATGTGG AGGATGCGTTCACCGGCTTGGACTGGATGGCAAAGAAGGTGGATCTCTTTGACACTGGTTGTCCAGATCTGCTGGCTGCTTTGGACAGTTCTTGTAATCTTTTGGAAGAACTGCCTTTTGAACCCTTGCCAGCCAAACAGGTAGCAGATCTTGGCCTGAGCCTGGATCTTGAGTCATTCCCAAATTCACCCCAAGGATTAGATCAGCTGTCTCCTGGTACCCCTGCAGTTGTCCCAGAATCCACTATCTTTGACTCACTCCACTTAGAAAAGGTAATTAACTCAGATGTTGAGAAGCCAGACATGATTTTGACTCAGTCATCACCGCTGCAGGATTCTTGCACAGAAACAGATGAAGGGCCATCATTAGATTCTGACAGTGGTCTTGGTTCTAGTCCTCACTCCCCTGTTGAGTCTTTAGATAGAAGTGTGTCAGAGAGATCTTCCGAAGACCAGTCCTTGCTCAACAACTTCAGCCCTGCAAGGTCAAAACCATATGATCGCCCTAGTGTGGAAACTGTAGGGTGTTCACCCAAATTAAAAGGCAATCGTCTGGAGCCGAAGAGTATGGAGAAAAAATTGAAGAAGATGGAGCAGAACAAGAGTGCTGCAACGCGATACAGACAAAAGAAGAGGGCAGAGCAAGGTGCTATAGTCGCAGAGTGTAGCCTTCTGGAGGAGAAAAATAAAACCTTAAAGGAAAAAGCTGATTCATTGACTAAAGAAATCCAATATTTAAAGGGCTTGATAGAAGAGGTTAGGAAGGCTAAAAGTAAAAAGCTTGTAACATAG